In the genome of Paracoccus tegillarcae, one region contains:
- a CDS encoding exonuclease domain-containing protein has translation MLTGLSLRLRVLLIFAGLAGTVLAVFLFALWVEARRMSQAGIDMGEATSPMVLAGFIAGLGAVLAIVAVWFLFDRFVAHPIETLAGGLRTGQSPDLDQARYLADLGPAARDAAEARARSAEALAQAMQDHAAEQAREKAALESILSDFGAAAVMTDTAGRVVFYNAAAGRMMPGLGLDRPLARHLRSGALDAARVRLVDGGVAATDLTALTVDGTRLTGRMRLMDDGTLLILRDRPAARPESRAAFEALRRRAATLVPMLEVLDGPIPPALAQAIRAEGQGLANAMRSLSDADKPDDSGACAQLAELAVGLDTGGAPLPRLSVQAQAGPVNALLRALDGHLRAQGHAPRLVVDTADAAEVRLLLEWQGAALPMDRLEAWLAEPPDHDQPDLSGADLLAAQATGIWAEHDDPAGPARLVLPLPRAAEADVSGGLTYDFALASRGAASSQLADLTCVVFDTETTGLEPTDRIVQIAGVRIAGGRLTGERFETLVNPGRPIPPASTKIHGVTDQMVKDAPDMAAALVAFHHFAEDAALVAHNAPFDMGMLHSAAPETGAHFDNRVLDTVLLSAMVWGQSAPHTLDALCERLQITIPEELRHTAMGDTEATAQAFLQLIPALAAKGIKRFEDMQVEARKHRRLIGDANQDAAKTSSS, from the coding sequence ATGCTGACCGGGCTGTCACTGCGCTTGCGGGTCCTGCTGATCTTTGCAGGGCTGGCGGGTACGGTGCTGGCCGTGTTTCTCTTTGCGCTCTGGGTCGAGGCGCGGCGTATGTCGCAAGCCGGGATCGACATGGGCGAGGCGACCTCGCCGATGGTGCTGGCAGGTTTCATCGCCGGGCTGGGCGCCGTGCTGGCGATTGTCGCGGTCTGGTTCCTGTTCGACCGTTTCGTCGCCCATCCGATCGAGACGCTGGCCGGCGGGCTGCGCACGGGCCAATCGCCCGATCTGGATCAGGCGCGCTATCTGGCCGATCTGGGGCCTGCCGCACGGGATGCCGCCGAGGCGCGGGCGCGCTCGGCCGAGGCGCTGGCGCAGGCGATGCAGGACCATGCTGCGGAACAGGCGCGCGAAAAGGCAGCGCTGGAATCGATCCTGTCGGATTTCGGGGCGGCGGCGGTGATGACCGATACGGCCGGTCGGGTGGTCTTTTACAATGCCGCAGCCGGACGGATGATGCCGGGATTGGGGCTGGATCGGCCGCTGGCCCGGCATCTGCGCTCGGGCGCGCTGGATGCGGCGCGGGTGCGGCTGGTTGATGGCGGGGTCGCGGCCACCGACCTGACGGCGCTGACCGTGGATGGTACCCGCTTGACCGGGCGGATGCGGTTGATGGACGATGGCACGCTGCTGATCCTGCGCGACCGGCCCGCCGCACGGCCCGAATCCCGTGCAGCCTTCGAGGCGCTGCGCCGACGCGCGGCGACCCTGGTGCCGATGCTGGAGGTTCTGGACGGGCCCATCCCGCCCGCGCTGGCACAGGCGATCCGGGCAGAGGGGCAGGGATTGGCAAATGCCATGCGCAGCCTGTCCGATGCCGATAAGCCCGATGACAGCGGTGCCTGCGCGCAACTGGCTGAACTGGCTGTTGGTCTGGATACAGGCGGCGCCCCATTGCCGCGACTGTCGGTGCAGGCACAGGCGGGGCCGGTAAACGCGCTGCTGCGTGCGTTGGACGGGCATTTGCGGGCGCAAGGTCACGCGCCCCGGCTGGTCGTGGATACGGCGGACGCGGCCGAGGTCAGGCTGCTGTTGGAATGGCAGGGCGCTGCGTTGCCCATGGACCGGCTTGAGGCATGGCTGGCCGAGCCGCCCGACCACGATCAGCCCGATCTCAGCGGGGCCGATTTGCTGGCGGCACAGGCAACCGGCATCTGGGCCGAGCATGACGACCCCGCAGGCCCCGCCCGGCTGGTCCTGCCTTTGCCGCGCGCCGCCGAGGCGGATGTATCGGGTGGGCTGACCTATGATTTCGCGCTGGCCTCGCGCGGGGCGGCGTCAAGCCAACTGGCCGATCTGACCTGTGTGGTCTTTGACACCGAAACCACCGGGCTGGAACCCACCGACCGAATTGTCCAGATCGCGGGTGTGCGCATCGCAGGCGGGCGTCTGACCGGCGAGCGGTTTGAAACGCTGGTCAATCCGGGCCGCCCGATTCCGCCTGCCTCGACCAAGATCCACGGCGTGACCGATCAGATGGTAAAGGACGCGCCGGATATGGCCGCGGCCCTTGTCGCCTTTCACCACTTTGCCGAGGACGCGGCGTTGGTCGCCCATAACGCGCCTTTCGATATGGGCATGCTGCACAGCGCGGCGCCCGAAACCGGCGCGCATTTCGACAATCGGGTGCTGGATACGGTGCTGCTGTCGGCCATGGTCTGGGGGCAATCCGCGCCGCATACGCTGGACGCACTGTGCGAGCGGTTGCAGATCACCATCCCCGAAGAACTGCGCCATACCGCCATGGGCGATACGGAGGCGACGGCGCAGGCCTTTTTGCAACTTATCCCCGCACTGGCCGCCAAGGGGATCAAGCGGTTCGAGGATATGCAGGTCGAGGCGCGTAAACATCGCCGCCTGATCGGCGATGCAAATCAGGACGCGGCCAAGACATCATCGTCCTGA
- a CDS encoding sterol desaturase family protein: protein MSRLRLMFSHWPISIMALAMLAGLIALALGPWWLWPLVPVGVAMQMMNEYAMHRFLFHLPPPRAQWRFDLLYQAHYGHHDFPTVPGLFFVPWWVALPMLAVHYLAVSLVAGLILPGLGWQIGAAIILLGGVGTFLGYEWFHMTAHLPVPKTAPERHVTVLHNQHHFRDFTRWFHVSPGGEVIDRALGTAIDRDALRRAQRDEFMTTLGLRPDDPRLIAARARFGPRHGITAEQITRAAR from the coding sequence ATGAGCAGGCTGCGCCTGATGTTCTCGCATTGGCCCATTTCGATCATGGCCCTTGCGATGCTGGCCGGCCTGATCGCGCTTGCCCTGGGGCCGTGGTGGCTGTGGCCGCTGGTGCCGGTCGGCGTTGCGATGCAGATGATGAACGAATACGCGATGCACCGCTTTCTGTTCCACCTGCCGCCGCCGCGCGCGCAATGGCGCTTTGACCTGCTGTACCAGGCGCATTACGGGCATCACGATTTCCCGACCGTGCCGGGGCTGTTCTTCGTGCCGTGGTGGGTGGCGCTGCCGATGCTGGCTGTGCACTATCTGGCCGTCAGCCTTGTGGCGGGCCTGATTCTGCCCGGCTTGGGCTGGCAGATCGGCGCGGCGATCATCCTGCTGGGCGGTGTCGGCACCTTTCTGGGCTATGAATGGTTTCACATGACCGCCCATCTGCCCGTGCCCAAAACCGCCCCCGAGCGTCACGTGACGGTGCTGCACAACCAGCACCATTTTCGCGATTTCACCCGCTGGTTCCACGTCTCTCCGGGTGGCGAGGTGATCGACCGGGCGCTTGGCACCGCCATCGACCGCGATGCGCTGCGTCGCGCCCAACGCGATGAATTCATGACCACCCTCGGCCTGCGCCCTGACGACCCGCGACTGATCGCAGCCAGGGCGCGCTTTGGCCCGCGTCACGGCATCACCGCGGAACAAATCACCCGCGCTGCACGGTGA
- a CDS encoding aminotransferase class I/II-fold pyridoxal phosphate-dependent enzyme — MPAGVTWNRPDGGMFIWLTLPRHMDGAELLARSLQTERVAFVPGHAFHADGSGRNTIRLSFTLHDKPLIDEGMARLGRLLRAA; from the coding sequence ATGCCCGCCGGCGTCACGTGGAACCGACCCGATGGTGGCATGTTCATCTGGTTGACCCTGCCCCGGCATATGGACGGCGCAGAGCTGCTGGCCAGGTCACTGCAAACCGAAAGGGTCGCCTTCGTTCCCGGCCATGCCTTCCATGCAGATGGCAGCGGCCGCAACACGATCCGGCTCAGCTTTACGCTGCATGACAAACCGCTGATCGATGAAGGCATGGCCCGCCTTGGCCGCCTGTTGCGCGCCGCCTGA